The genomic segment ACTTTCTACcactgatattaaaaaaaaaactgatcaaGACAACCCAAGGAAAGGATTTTTCTTAAACTGATGGACAAATGAAATGATGGGGGGAAATACAATATTTAATCATAGGTATATTTTATTCTTATACTTGAAAAATAAAGGTTACTAAGCCAGCAAGTAATACAATGATGTTATGAGAAGACTTTGCTACAGCAGGCTACAATACATGCAGTCATTTGAATAAATATGTTGAACAAGCACtctgtcatttccccccctatGATCCCAGGCAAATATCACATCCCATTATCCCAAAATGTTAACATTTAATAATCAGATCAGATTATCTTAGAATTGAATAAATTAGGGTGCCAGTACCCATATTAGAATGAACACTGGCCATGGAATGATTCCTTACAAGTTTATCATATACAGAGGCTATTATAATTCAATTTATACGAAACAAGTATAATGAAATAATATATACATTCAAGAGTTAGAAATGAGACATCTTATTGGAATATCACTATATATCTATCATCCATTTCGCAAGAGAGAATTTAAGAGTTTAATTTAAAAGACAGTGATTTctcatttaatttaaaatatcaaatatatattttgacATGTTTTGGCAAGAACAATAATCTCTTCTACTGTTCAGCTTTGGATTTCTTATCCATAAAGAGTCAGGACTGAGAAATGATGGCTAGATTCTTGCCTTGATCACTCATTATAAGCAAACCTCACAAATTTAGCATTCTGAGAACTAAACTATAATAAGCACCCCAAATGAACCAAAACTGGTTTGCATTACTACCTCACAGCTCTCCCAGGGGCCCTCAGATAACTTAGGTTCACCCTATAAGATACACTTACCACTGGAAGTCTTTTCACATGACATATCCATTTAGAAAGCTCACTACAAAAGGAATGATTGTTTTTGCCCCATGGCAATTAGAACATTTCATTATGCTCCCAGGAAAGAGTCTTTTACTATCTGTTGGCCACAAAGCTCTAATTCCAAAGCAGCTGAAAGCATGGAGACCATCTACTCATCTTTGTGTCTATGGTCCTCCTTCAAAATAATGGCTTCTACCACTTCCTTGACATAGTTAGCAATAATTCATGGAATATGGAACCTCTAGAGCTCTGAGAAAGGTGAGAGGGAAAATATCGTGGGACGGAAAGGTTTTTCAAAAAATCTTTTACACCACTGTAATGCTCATCATTGTTTGCAATAGTCAATACTCATAGCAAGTTCTCTTGACGGACTTCACATCACCAGCTAGGAATGCGGTATTCATCAAGAAATTCAGGCCTTGCACCCAAAAGgtgaaaaaaatcctaatattaaGTCAATGGTAACGAATCGATCCTGAGCAGCTACTGTGTTTGTTGCAGTAAGAATCATCAGGTGTTCTGTACTAAGTTGAAGACTAACACATATTATTCTAGCATATACATTTGTGGACTGGCATTGTTAGAAAGCCAAACCAACCCAGTTTTCTTAATAATTTCTATTGCCCAAAGTATAGCCACCTTAGTTCCATTAGGCATTTCTCTGTTTCTCTAAGAATCCAAAAAATCCTTTCTCTCCCAAGAAACATTTTGTCAGAGATACAAGCTGCAGCCAGAAGGGAGCAAGACCTTATCTGAAAGCTAAGGTCAGCAGCTAGAAAGAACAGAACCGTTACAGCATGTACACAATAGAACATAGTTTCTGAGCCCCCTAGATAGAGTGATGCACAAGCATCCTATGGGGTACATGCTGCAAGAAGGGTATAAGAAGGGTGGGCACCATTGCTCAGGAGGCTCCACTACGCccagataaaaggtaaaggtagtccccctttgcaagcactggctcatcactgatccatggggtgatgtcacatcctgatgtttactaggcagactaagtttatcaatgccttccccagacatctacacTTTAACCCCCAGTTGGGTAAATATCTTGTCGCTCTGTTTATCACCATGAGTATATCTAGGGCTTTGGGCTGTGGTTGACTCTTCCTGAGGATTTGCCTTGATTGCTTGTTACCTGCCTGTTCAATAAACTCAGACTTGCACAAGAGCccatttctgtgtatgtgtgtggggattggggaggagtCACAAGTGTGTAAGATCTCAGATTCCACATGCAGGGAAGGACTCAATCACTATTTTCATGACAGGCTGCACTATTAACCAATTATCCCTTCCTGAGGGCTTTCCAGAAGGAAGGCTAGTTCCCATTTCTGAGAGATCATCCCATGCTAGATTTCTCCTAAATCTGTCATCCTAAATGCCACATTTTTTCTTCAAAACTAAGTAATATAAAAAGAATACCATTAAATCAATTTTCATGTTTAGCTCGATCCCCTGGATCTCAGCATCTGCCACTCTCAACCATGGCAGAGCACTAAACTGTCTTTTAAGAATACAAGCTCAGGACAGTTGATGAATCAACAATCCGGAAAAAAGGAAAAATTTCCTCTTCTTCAAAATCTACTGATTGAAATTTGAAGAGACGGGTCTTATCTTCACCATCATAAAAATGAACTATCCCCGCATCATAGTTCAAAGAAACCTGAATCTCTGTTGGCTCCTCCTCTACTTCCAGCAGGGTAGGAGGTGAGGTCAGGGCTTTGTACTGGTCACCGTAACGCCCAATTGCCCAGATTCCCTCATCAGGTTCAAGATCAATTTCCTCCTCCCGCTCCACAGATTCTCTGGCCACTCCCACAGCCCAATAATCTCCATCCCCTACATCCACGGTCCAATAATGTTTTCCTGAAGTGAATCCCTCACATCCAAGAACACAGCGAATACACTGAAATCGCTTTTCGTTGTAGGGGAATCGCTGACGGACATCTCCCCATGATACAGACTTCCAATCTGGAGACACAACGTATCGGGGATGGGCTGTTTCTGGATCCAGCAACACATTTTCTGAAACAGAGTAAAAAAGACTAAAAATGGTTATCCAGTTCTTTTAATTGAACCGACTGCTTTGTAAAGTAAGGTATCGAGCAGGAAATTTGCTGGGGCGATCACACTATAACCTCAGCATGTTCTGCACAGGTCCACACAATTCCTCCTCACGCACTATCAAATGGTGTATTTTGTCATTGGTGCCATTTCACATTGCCTGGGGAGTGCGCCAGTATGTGGATTGGGTTCAGACCATTATTGTAGTGGGTGCTGGGTCTCTTCTGATGGGTTCAGGAGGTGGAAGGGAGGCAGATTCAGGTTACTCCTTGCCAACTGACTGACTGGTTGAACTCTAAGCACCTCCATCACAGGCATGCATGCACCTTCCATTTAACCATAAGCACAGCCTTTCTTCAGGCTTGAAAACATCTCAATTTAAGCACACCGGGAGCATATCCTCCCTTAAGAAATAGAAACCAATCTGCAGCTTTTTTCCGAAGCAAAGTTCATCCTAGCTTTCCTCAGCCTCCTCACTACAGAAGGTGTTTCACAAAACCATTTCtgttctgcccttcctccaaggagatcagaagaagagaaatagttgttttttatatgccaactttctctaccacttagagactcaaaccggcttacaatcaccttccgttcccctccccacaacagacactctgtgaggtgagtgaggctgagagagctgtgactagcccaaggtcacccagctggcttcatgtggaggagtgggaaaacaaatccagttcaacagattagcctccaccgctcatgtggagaagtggggaatcaaaccaggttctccatatcagattccaccactccaaaccactgctcttaaccactacaccacgctggctctccagagatcAGAGTGGGGTCCCCTTTCTATCCTCACAAGCCTGTGTGGTAGGCTAAGATGAGAGAGTgtctgactcaaggtcacccagttagcttgTTAGAAGAACTGGGAATTGAATGTGGatgcccagatcctagtctgtaaCCATTATTGTGCACTGTCTCTTACATAATATAGGGTCTCCCTGTGAAATTGGCTCTCAGAAACTCAAATGAATACCAACTCGATACATATGAACAGGAAAGACTCTTGGGGATATAGGCATCAGGGACAGAGGCTTACCTTTGATCCAGTATGGTCTCCACGTGTTCTCTAGAAAgacaaagaggaagagagaaaaaggtaAAGCTTCCATTGTACAATAACAGATTTCCATCTGGGGAGATTTGCTAATGGTATaattaaatgactaaactgaggctatcgtattttggtcacattatgagaaaagtcactggaaaagacaatcatgctaggaaaagttgagggcagcaggaaaagagtaagacctaacaagagatggattgactcaataaaggaagccacagtcctcaatttgcaagatctgagccaggctgtcaaagataggacattttggaggacattgattcatagggtcaccatgagtctgaagcgacttgacggcacttaacacacacacacacataattaaagTAAATCTACAGAGGCAGAACAGAAATGGAGCCATGGTCCAGCGGAGTGTGTGTGACAGCACCAATGTCACCCAATAAACATCCACGGTAGAATGGGAATTCAGATCTGAGTCTTCCataccctagtccaacactatgtcactctggctctcaccattggtctgtgagggtctgtatgcctttgcctggtgtggtgtcttcccccccctgcccccctggactcgtaaaagcagtccaagccttttgcctttccttggttcaggcgctaggtctgacaggcccaggttggaatgtctcttcccacgtccacctcccttgctctctctgactccctcccgccagctgtggccttggtgggtagatagcctaacgagttccctgaggtctttgatgttcttgtaccatgcacaattatctcgtagattcccataacatacgtttgacatctgctttcttgtaggggttataattctgtctttgtgaaactgtattcacttgcaacttaatgtgagggttcccaaccttcctgtgcaaactccataaaatcacttgctcagactgtcatgcagaaacaaggaactttattggaagcttcaggtagtacaggccttacactggtaaagttgcaagtgaatacagtttcacaaagacagaattataacccctacaagaaagcagatgtcaaacgtatgttatgggaatctacgagataattgtgcatggtacaagaacatcaaagacctcagggaactcgttaggctatctacccaccaaggccacaactggcgggagggagtcagagagagcaagggaggtggacgtgggaagagacattccaacctgggcctgtCAGACCTAGctcctgaaccaaggaaaggcaaaaggcttggactgcttttacgagtccggggggggggggggagacaccacaccaggcaaaggcatacagaccctcacatggTCCCAGTAATCAGATAtagtgttttcttttcttttacctcTCCATTCCCCGGAAGAACTTTGCTGAGAGGTCCCCTCTTGACAGAATACACTGAGCATTTTCATCGTAGCTGAAGTATCAGGAACAGCTGGATACTGAAATTTGCTCTTGTTGCATCTGCAGGGAGAACGCCAAAGGGAGAAAGGTGTCACATAAAGGAGTCTGTTCCTATGAGTACCTAATTTAGGCTTTTCAGCCAAACTGCCTCTCAAAGATGCTTAGAGAAATTTTATAAACCAACGCTAACAACATCAACATTCAATATAGCTGTTCCTTCAGGAGATTCTCAGCTGAGCTGAATTCATGAATTGTGAAAGGGAACCTGATTCCTTCTGTTCTTCCCTGTTGATGGCAACTGGAAGATGGAGGAAGGGGAGCTTTCAGCTGGGGCTTGACTTGTGTGTTGCAGAAAGTTTTGGAAAAGAAAGTGAACAGATCAAGACTCTGTCATTGTTTtctgccagcaagtgaagacttttttgtttcatctggcatacccccagtaaACTTTTATGGGCCCTCCTCCCTGGTAGTGCTGTGTTTGTATGTCTATGTTTTCAttgtattgttaaatatttttcatatacattttaaatgtttttttcgtttaaatttttaatgtcttgatgtttgccaccttgatAATTTTATGAGGTGATAAGACAtcatagaaatatttttaataaataaattatacctcactgaggtccctcccctctccaaaccccaccttccccgggctccatccccaaatctccaggaatttcccaacccagggttggtaaccctaaagcagccattttcttccctgccacttggaagggggggaaggcttAAAACCAGCATTTTCatatcattatatcaatatactGTTGTAACAAGTATAACATGTTCTGtggattctcagctttcattaaaaaaagtatCTAAACCCTTCCCTTGCAGAAatacaaggggaaaggcatatcttagCAACGGATGGGGCTAGTgcgtttttggtttttttttaatgaaagctgggaattctcaGAACCTGTTACGCTTATTATTATAACAGTATATTGATACAATAGGaaattgctgattaaaaaaactAAAACTTCCCTTCGACCCTAAGAGTATGCTGCTGGACATTACGCCATTAGAACTGCCGGTGCAAGCCAGAGAACTGTTTAAATACGCTGCAACTGCCGCCAGAATTGTACTAGAAAGGAAATGGAAGACgatatcacttccagatttaGAAGAGTAGAAGGAGAAGCTATCTGAATTCGCAATTATGGCTAAAATGTCCAACTTAGTGAATAAATATCAGTACTACAAGCtgttttttgaaaaatggaaactttattatcaatACATAAAGGTTTAATGATAAGAGGAGTGCAGGTGTTAGAAGGTTAGAACTGCTTTCACAAACCATATTTTTATCTTGAGAAAAAATCTGTGCAGGCCAGGTAGTTAAGAAATGGTTATATATATTTTCATAACTTAGTGTAACATACAAAGGTTTAATAGAGTGCAGTAGAGCAATTGATGTTAGAAGGCTACAATCGACAAAATCTTGATATTTCTACGAACTGTACTTCTATGTTGGGTAAACTGTCTTGACTGATGTAGGTCATGCAGCCATGTAATGTCTATGCAttcaagtaattttttttaaatgttgtttatctgaattgttctgtttttcaaatgccccccttcctgtattttccactacccctttgctccattttaaacataaaacatcatttaaaaaataatggacaaagCTCCAGTGGCTCAAGGGACCCGGGATGGCTGCTACTGAGGGACTGGGGCTgggaaactgcagggaaacctGTCATGTGACATTGCCCCTTGCTATACTGGCAGCCACACCAGCAATGGGGATGCAAGCCAGTTCCCACGTGGAAATCACCCCTGTGCTGCTTAGAGCAAAGCAGCTTGAAGAGGGGGCAAATTAAAAAACCCTCTATCCTTttccacattaaaaaaatcacatcCTTTATTGACATTAATCTGGAATTCCTCAGGGAGGAAAGCCACTACAAGGGGCAACTGTGAGCAGGGAAAATGACACTAGGGACATGTGTAATGCAACGGCATGTAAGACTGGTGGAAGCAAACCAACAGATCCCACAGGAGTCAGTGGAGTGGCAGCCTTGATGTAAGCACTGTACTTTGAAGAGTGAAATTTTAACCCACACCTAGAACATGGACAGTGCTGTGAACAGAATTCCAAAATTCTGTGCTGGCGTAATCTGTGTCTGCTCATGCACATGCACGCTAACCTGCTTTGCCTCTGACGTTTCTGGAAACATCCTCTGGGGCATAGGAGGAGAAACTGTGGGAggagaacaggaggaggaggagatgtggATACTCTGAAAAACTTTGGCTGGGCAGAGCAAAATTGTCTGGGTGGAAGCAGTCTGAGTGATCTGaagcaattacaaaaaaaaaaaaaaaaaaaacccacgtaCCTGTCCATCGTGCTTCCAATATCCTAGAATGGAGAAAGAAACGATTTAGGCAGGTTTCACATGAACTAGTTAAAGTGATTCTGATCTTAAATTTCATGCATACAGCATACAGTATTCTTGTTTATACTGAAGGAAGAACCATAGTTTTtgaagagtgttaagctgcagtactgcagtccaagctctgctcatgaccggagttcgatcctggcagaaatcggtttcaggtagccggctcaaggttgacccagccttccaaggccggtaaaatgagtccccagcttgctgggggtaaagggaagacgactggggaaggcactggcaacccaccccgcaaacaaagttggCCTAGGAAATGCCGGGATGGGACGTTgtcccgtgggtcaggaatgacctggcgcttgcacaggggacctttccctttatTGTCAGAGTTACAGTGCGCATGAGTTTACAGTCTCCTGCTCGGCCCCCTTTTATATGTAGAAGGTCCTCAATTCCATCCTCAGCACCTCCATTTAAAGATATTAAAGTAACAGAGGCTCTGTGGCACTAAGTCTTTAAATGGAGGTGCTGAGGATGGAACTTGAGACCTTCTACATATAAAAAGGGGCCGAGCAGGAGACTGTAAACTCATGCGCACTGTAACTCTGACAATcaaagggaaaggtcccctgtgcaagcgccaggtcattcctgaccccacGGGACAACGTCCCATCCCGGGCATTTTCCTAGGCccaactttgtttgcggggtgggttgcccagtgccttccccagtcgtcttcccctttacccccagcaagctggggactcatttttacGGCCTTGGCAGGCTGGGTCAactagagccggctacctgaaaccgatttctgtccaggatcgaactccggtcatgtgcagagcttggactgcagtactgcagcttaacactcttcaAAAACCTATGGTTCTTCCTTCAGTATAAACAAGAATACTGTATGCTGTATGCATGAAATTTAAGATCAGAATCACTTTAACTAGTTCATGTGAAACCTGCCTAAATCGTTTCTTTCTCCATTCTAGGATATTGGAAGCACGATTGACAGGtacgtgggttttttttttttttctttttatgttgttataattttcttttctgtatgttataaaattaaattaaaaaattatatatatataaaaaaagaagcgTATGGCAGCGTCATGTTCGAGGAGGCATGTTCACGTCCACGCTGAGCTTTTCAGTGCCACAACGCAGGCTACAGAAATCACAGATCCCAAAGAGATCCTGAATACGAAAGTAAACCACTACCTTGTAATGGGCAGCAGCTTCTTCTGTGCGGGCCACGCCGGGTGTCTCGCAAAGGAGGCGTCCGTCGGTTTTGCAGAAGTGAGCCACGGCCACGGGTCTCGGGTGTGCCTTGCACCTGCTCTCCGTGTCCGAGCGGCTCGTGTCCAGCTGCAAACGGAGCTGCTTGGCCGTTTCCACAATATTCCCCAGCTGTCGGTTCGGTTTGAGATTCTCCCAGGAAAAGAGCTGCCTGCACTCTGGGCAGGAGGCGCTGCAACCGGATCCCTTGCTGTTCTCGGTGATGCAGCCCCTGCAGAAATTGTGCCCGCACTCGACGATCATCACGGGATCCTCAAGGTAATCCAGGCAGATGGAACAAGTAACTTCGTCCTGAAGTTTTTTTGCGGGGCTTGCAGCGGCCATGATATTTTCTGCAGGCTGGAGGGAAAATGAGTTTCACTTTCCTGTTTCCAGAAATGGGagattcccccttttttttttttttggtcccacCTACCAGTCGTCTAGGCAACAGTTGCCATCACTAAAGGTGCAACAACGGGCAGATTGCCTATATAACAAACAAGGCTGAGACGATGAACAGGGAGCTGCTACAGGGATGGTTGGAGAGAcacagaaacagagttggaagagacctccctggtcatctagtccaattccctaCTGTTAGATATTGAGGGCCcatggatcgtgattgtggttagaaagagtcagttcagagcacacaataaaacagagtcaaagactttttcttaatcaaacaaaaatcctttactttcctaaacagggtaggTTACACGGGgtgaaaacaaataacaatctttctatctagttccctacaaACCTTGCTAGAGATTCTAGCGGGTACTgtggcttaaatccctttgtctgtgtcccaggtCAAGAGAGCTGAAACAAACATCTCGCATCTGTGAGATCCAAAAGGCAACTGGCCATCCTGCCCTAAAGTTTTACaaccttaacaaaggaacagggcaatAAAGACAATTCTAACTCCGTGACattctgcacgtttgcaatggcgatttgtAGCCAATGGACTACTGACATCTGTTATTTCATCCtcaccttgagactatctaaactgttgatctaaacaagttaaccctttaactgccttgGCAGAAATGGACctcgcattgaatccccaacacctacacaatgcaagaaattcacaactacctccccccacatctccagtgacccctgctgtatgcccaggatagggttgccagctccgggttgggaaataactggagattttgggggtggagcgtgaggaaggtggggtttggggaggcacttcGATGGTGTACAAATCGATATTcacctgccaaagtggccattttctctaggggaactgatctctggcacctggagatcagttgtaatagcagaactcctgccaccacccggaggttaaCAAATAATAGCGTACTAAATAGAAAGATTTGGCAACcggctaaggaattattcagtacgcaaCCACCAATGCACTAAATTCTTTACTTTTAAGAGAAAACCTGCAAGTGTTCAAATACTTTACAAGATAAA from the Euleptes europaea isolate rEulEur1 chromosome 1, rEulEur1.hap1, whole genome shotgun sequence genome contains:
- the LOC130474147 gene encoding E3 ubiquitin-protein ligase TRIM39-like, producing the protein MAAASPAKKLQDEVTCSICLDYLEDPVMIVECGHNFCRGCITENSKGSGCSASCPECRQLFSWENLKPNRQLGNIVETAKQLRLQLDTSRSDTESRCKAHPRPVAVAHFCKTDGRLLCETPGVARTEEAAAHYKDIGSTMDRCNKSKFQYPAVPDTSATMKMLSVFCQEGTSQQSSSGEWRENTWRPYWIKENVLLDPETAHPRYVVSPDWKSVSWGDVRQRFPYNEKRFQCIRCVLGCEGFTSGKHYWTVDVGDGDYWAVGVARESVEREEEIDLEPDEGIWAIGRYGDQYKALTSPPTLLEVEEEPTEIQVSLNYDAGIVHFYDGEDKTRLFKFQSVDFEEEEIFPFFRIVDSSTVLSLYS